In Octopus bimaculoides isolate UCB-OBI-ISO-001 chromosome 27, ASM119413v2, whole genome shotgun sequence, one DNA window encodes the following:
- the LOC106872531 gene encoding sodium/potassium/calcium exchanger 4, producing MNETINWYESVALLFMYAFYVTIIFFNNPLEVRAYAIIDAILKTDSSGDNEKQFLLDSDENKRVVYTERDAAEVSVEVIPGKNRRKQTGSSNHSSNSSVGSSDMRRWQESIMSSSLESLHVDPLTFPESTWKRCLWLWMLPIKIVLYFTVPDCRRPMCFRFCVCTFIVSIIWIGIFSYLMVWVATLTGDIFEIPDTVIGFTILAMGTSMPDCIASIIVAKDGFLDMAISNTIGSNIFDILIGLGFPWLLQSVVNDNKGVIVYSRGLTYSSLTLLGTVFFFFVSLMLSGWRLTRLLGFIFFGIYTTIIVLSSLYEMNVFGPLNLPACPRKE from the exons ATGAACGAAACAATTAATTG GTATGAATCGGTTGCTCTGCTATTCATGTACGCCTTCTACGTAACGATCATCTTCTTCAACAACCCCTTAGAGGTGAGGGCATACGCCATCATTGATGCTATCCTGAAGACAGATTCGTCAGGCGACAACGAGAAACAGTTTTTGCTTGATTCAGACGAGAACAAGCGGGTGGTTTACACAGAGCGGGACGCAGCCGAGGTCAGTGTAGAAGTTATACCCGGCAAGAACAGGCGGAAACAAACGGGTAGCTCTAACCACAGCAGCAATTCATCTGTCGGCAGTTCGGACATGAGGCGCTGGCAAGAGAGTATTATGTCCAGTTCAT TAGAAAGTCTCCATGTTGATCCGTTGACCTTCCCAGAAAGCACTTGGAAGCGCTGTCTCTGGTTATGGATGCTTCCCATTAAAATAGTATTATACTTCACAGTGCCAGACTGTAGGCGGCCAATGTGCTTCCGcttttgtgtatgtacgtttatcgTGTCCATTATCTGGATCGGAATCTTCTCCTATCTAATGGTCTGGGTTGCTACATTAACAG GGGATATTTTTGAGATCCCAGATACAGTTATAGGTTTCACCATCCTAGCTATGGGAACCAGCATGCCAGATTGTATAGCAAGCATTATTGTCGCCAAAGATG GTTTCCTCGACATGGCCATATCAAACACGATCGGCAGCAACATATTCGATATCCTCATTGGTCTCGGTTTCCCCTGGCTGCTCCAGTCAGTGGTCAATGACAATAAAGGTGTGATCGTATACAGCAGGGGCTTAACTTACTCTTCTCTCACACTGCTGGGcactgttttcttcttcttcgtctctcTAATGTTGTCTGGCTGGAGGTTAACGCGCCTCctgggttttattttttttggtatatacaccaccatcatcgtcctGTCAAGCCTCTACGAAATGAATGTATTCGGGCCATTGAACCTTCCCGCATGTCCACGCAAGGAATAA